A single genomic interval of Noviherbaspirillum cavernae harbors:
- a CDS encoding thiamine pyrophosphate-binding protein, with product MLKTRTGGRILVDALQTHGNDIVFGVPGESYLAVLDALHDAPIRFITNRQEGGAAFMAEAYGKLTGRPGICFVTRGPGATNAAIGVHTAYQDSTPMILFVGQVGNDFVEREAFQEIDYRRMFGQMTKWVAQIDRAERVPEYVARAFQVATSGRPGPVVLALPEDMLASTATVAEARPYQPVQASPSTAQMTQLRDMLAAAQRPIVLLGGGGWSRAACDDIRRFAEANTLPVACAFRFQDLLDNRHPHYIGDVGIGINPKLAARIKDADLILAIGPRLGEMTTGGYTLLEAPQPKQKLIHVHAGAEELGRVYQADLMINSGMPQIAAALAAMPAIDTAAWADSIAQARAELAAWQDEPPVFKDGTAKLNLWQVMQTLQSTLPDDTIVTNGAGNFATWAHRFWRYGGLRTQLAPTSGAMGYGVPAAVAAAIVEDNRRTVLNVAGDGDFLMTGQELATAVQYRATVLFIVFNNSAYGTIRMHQERDYPARVYGTTLRNPDFAALARACGAHGEAVEDTAAFAPALQRARQHMHATGLPALIELRYDANLITPNATLEVIRHAAQRAASAMHQDGGKEA from the coding sequence ATGCTGAAAACCCGAACCGGCGGCCGGATACTGGTCGATGCATTGCAAACCCACGGCAACGACATCGTGTTCGGCGTGCCGGGAGAAAGCTATCTCGCGGTGCTCGACGCGCTGCATGATGCGCCGATCCGCTTCATCACCAACCGGCAGGAAGGCGGCGCGGCGTTCATGGCGGAGGCATACGGCAAGCTGACCGGCCGCCCCGGCATCTGCTTCGTCACGCGCGGGCCGGGCGCGACCAATGCCGCGATCGGCGTGCACACCGCCTATCAGGATTCGACGCCGATGATCCTGTTCGTCGGCCAGGTCGGCAATGACTTCGTCGAGCGCGAAGCCTTTCAGGAAATCGACTATCGCCGCATGTTCGGCCAGATGACGAAATGGGTGGCACAAATCGACCGCGCCGAGCGTGTGCCGGAATACGTCGCGCGCGCCTTCCAGGTCGCCACCAGTGGACGCCCCGGTCCGGTGGTGCTGGCGCTGCCGGAGGACATGCTTGCGTCGACCGCGACGGTGGCCGAGGCAAGGCCTTACCAGCCGGTGCAGGCGTCGCCGTCGACGGCGCAGATGACGCAGTTGCGCGACATGCTGGCGGCGGCGCAGCGGCCGATCGTGCTGCTTGGCGGAGGCGGCTGGAGCCGCGCAGCCTGCGATGACATCCGCCGCTTCGCCGAAGCCAACACGCTGCCGGTCGCCTGCGCGTTTCGCTTCCAGGACTTGCTCGACAACCGGCATCCGCATTACATCGGCGATGTCGGCATCGGCATCAATCCGAAGCTGGCGGCGCGCATCAAGGATGCCGATCTGATCCTCGCCATTGGTCCGCGCCTGGGCGAGATGACCACCGGCGGCTACACGCTGCTGGAAGCGCCGCAGCCGAAGCAGAAACTGATTCACGTGCATGCCGGCGCGGAGGAACTGGGCCGCGTCTATCAGGCGGACCTGATGATCAACAGCGGCATGCCGCAGATCGCCGCCGCGCTTGCTGCGATGCCGGCGATCGATACGGCGGCATGGGCAGACAGCATCGCGCAGGCACGTGCGGAACTCGCTGCATGGCAGGACGAGCCGCCGGTGTTCAAGGACGGCACCGCGAAACTGAACCTGTGGCAAGTCATGCAAACGCTGCAATCGACATTGCCGGACGACACCATCGTTACCAATGGCGCGGGCAACTTCGCCACCTGGGCGCACCGCTTCTGGCGTTATGGCGGACTCAGGACGCAACTGGCGCCGACCTCGGGCGCGATGGGCTACGGGGTGCCGGCGGCAGTCGCCGCCGCGATCGTGGAAGACAATCGCCGCACCGTCCTGAATGTTGCCGGCGACGGCGATTTCCTGATGACCGGGCAGGAGCTCGCGACCGCCGTGCAGTACCGCGCCACGGTCCTGTTCATCGTGTTCAACAACAGTGCCTACGGCACGATCCGCATGCACCAGGAGCGCGACTATCCCGCCCGCGTGTACGGCACGACGTTGCGCAATCCCGACTTCGCCGCGCTGGCGCGGGCCTGCGGCGCGCATGGCGAAGCGGTCGAAGACACCGCCGCATTCGCGCCGGCATTGCAGCGGGCGCGGCAGCACATGCACGCGACCGGGCTGCCCGCCCTGATCGAATTGCGCTACGACGCGAATCTGATCACGCCGAATGCGACGCTGGAGGTGATCCGGCATGCGGCGCAACGTGCTGCATCGGCGATGCATCAAGACGGCGGCAAGGAGGCTTGA
- a CDS encoding RrF2 family transcriptional regulator, translating to MRITRYADIGLRVLIYLSKADAHRAPATVAEIARQFDIPVNHLVKVAGQLARVGWVQSLRGRNGGLLLGVDASTLRIGTVLRELEGDAELVDCEGLQCRLSHDCRLRGALAAGLRAFYEAMDRYTLADLTRGASGEQIIRMHRNFLRSSKEHDDSATT from the coding sequence ATGCGCATCACCCGCTACGCAGACATCGGTCTGCGTGTCCTCATCTACCTGTCGAAAGCCGACGCGCATCGCGCACCGGCGACCGTTGCCGAAATCGCGAGGCAATTCGACATCCCGGTCAATCACCTGGTCAAGGTTGCGGGACAGCTGGCGCGCGTCGGCTGGGTGCAGTCGCTGCGCGGCCGCAACGGCGGCCTTCTGCTGGGAGTGGATGCATCAACGCTGCGCATCGGGACCGTCTTGCGCGAACTCGAAGGGGATGCCGAGCTGGTCGACTGCGAGGGGCTGCAATGCCGCTTGAGCCATGACTGCCGTCTGCGCGGGGCGCTGGCTGCGGGCCTGCGCGCATTCTACGAGGCGATGGACCGCTACACGCTGGCCGATCTGACGCGCGGGGCGAGCGGCGAACAAATCATCAGGATGCATCGGAATTTTCTGCGCTCGTCGAAGGAGCATGACGACAGCGCAACTACGTGA
- the hmpA gene encoding NO-inducible flavohemoprotein produces the protein MVSATARPYIDASVPVLREHGLAITRTFYRNMFAAHPELTNLFNMGNQASGVQQQSLASAVFAYAANIDNAAALGPVVSRIVHKHASVGIKAEHYPIVGRHLLGAIQEVLGEAATPALIAAWDEAYSELAAALIQAEKALYAQAGTEPGQLRDMRVIDVRTESEDVRSFVFEAADGGAAPAFKPGQYVSISVTFDDGTTQLRQYSLSDAPHPRSLRISVKRERTEGDKPAGRVSNWLHNHVRVGSIIKVTAPFGDFTPDTESAAPIVLLSAGVGITPMIAILNRIAQANPAREIVFAHAARGKAWHAHRADIAAARKVMPNLRTATFYEEASGDDDAATHPGRMEVSGLPAWSLADAGVYLCGPVEFMQTQWRALLDAGVPAVRLHREVFGPELLNYLN, from the coding sequence ATGGTTTCTGCAACAGCCCGTCCCTATATCGATGCGAGCGTTCCCGTACTGCGTGAACACGGTCTTGCCATCACGCGCACGTTCTACCGGAACATGTTCGCGGCCCATCCTGAGCTGACCAATCTGTTCAATATGGGCAACCAGGCGAGTGGCGTCCAACAGCAATCGCTTGCCTCGGCGGTGTTCGCCTACGCCGCCAACATCGACAATGCGGCGGCGCTCGGCCCTGTGGTCAGCCGGATCGTGCACAAGCACGCATCGGTCGGCATCAAGGCCGAGCACTATCCGATCGTCGGCCGCCATCTGCTCGGAGCGATACAGGAAGTGCTGGGCGAGGCGGCAACGCCGGCGCTGATCGCGGCCTGGGATGAGGCATATTCCGAGCTTGCTGCCGCGCTGATTCAGGCGGAAAAGGCCTTGTATGCGCAAGCCGGAACCGAGCCGGGCCAGCTGCGCGACATGCGGGTGATCGACGTCCGCACCGAGAGCGAGGATGTCAGGTCATTCGTCTTCGAAGCCGCAGACGGAGGCGCAGCCCCCGCCTTCAAGCCGGGGCAGTATGTGAGCATCTCGGTCACTTTCGACGACGGCACGACGCAACTGCGCCAGTACAGCCTGTCCGACGCGCCGCATCCCCGCTCCCTGCGGATTTCGGTCAAGCGCGAGCGCACCGAGGGAGACAAGCCGGCTGGCCGCGTCTCGAACTGGCTGCACAATCATGTGAGAGTCGGAAGCATCATCAAGGTGACCGCCCCGTTCGGCGACTTCACGCCGGATACCGAGTCGGCTGCGCCCATCGTCCTGCTTTCGGCCGGCGTCGGCATCACGCCCATGATCGCCATCCTCAACCGCATCGCGCAGGCCAACCCGGCGCGCGAGATTGTGTTCGCTCATGCCGCGCGGGGCAAGGCCTGGCATGCGCACCGTGCGGACATCGCCGCCGCCCGGAAAGTGATGCCGAATTTGCGTACCGCGACTTTCTATGAAGAAGCGAGCGGGGATGATGACGCGGCGACGCATCCAGGTCGCATGGAGGTTTCCGGGCTCCCGGCCTGGTCCCTTGCCGATGCCGGGGTCTATCTCTGCGGTCCGGTCGAGTTCATGCAGACGCAGTGGCGTGCGTTGCTGGACGCCGGCGTGCCGGCGGTCCGCCTGCATCGCGAGGTTTTCGGTCCCGAACTGTTGAATTACTTGAACTAA
- a CDS encoding DUF4148 domain-containing protein, with product MKTKQMIAAVAVLFAAGSVMAANDAKIDQSGVQATKTRAQVRAEVEQAYAQGQLAAQQNTEFVEYPNLAAAKARNEATLAAKPAAPAAAGGN from the coding sequence ATGAAAACGAAACAAATGATCGCTGCTGTTGCCGTACTGTTTGCCGCCGGTTCCGTCATGGCCGCCAATGATGCGAAGATTGACCAGTCTGGCGTCCAGGCAACCAAGACTCGTGCACAAGTGCGCGCCGAAGTCGAGCAGGCCTACGCGCAAGGCCAACTCGCGGCACAGCAAAACACCGAGTTCGTCGAATATCCGAACCTGGCCGCGGCCAAGGCGCGCAACGAAGCGACCCTTGCCGCCAAGCCGGCCGCACCGGCTGCCGCCGGCGGTAACTGA
- the mraZ gene encoding division/cell wall cluster transcriptional repressor MraZ: MFQGASALNLDAKGRMSIPARHRDALTLQCEGRVTLTKHPHGCLLFFPRPVWETHREQIAAWPMSARAWQRIFLGNASDVEMDSAGRILIAPELRSAVGLSRDVMLLGMGSHFEIWDAGKLAESESQAVANGMPDVLNNFSF, from the coding sequence GTGTTTCAGGGAGCGTCAGCGCTGAATCTCGATGCAAAGGGACGGATGTCGATTCCGGCCAGGCATCGTGACGCCCTGACACTTCAATGCGAAGGCCGCGTCACCCTGACCAAGCACCCGCACGGCTGCCTGTTGTTCTTTCCCCGCCCCGTCTGGGAAACCCATCGCGAACAGATCGCCGCCTGGCCGATGTCGGCGCGCGCGTGGCAGCGCATTTTCCTGGGCAATGCCTCCGATGTCGAAATGGATTCCGCCGGCCGCATCCTGATCGCGCCCGAGCTGCGCAGCGCGGTCGGCCTGTCGCGCGACGTGATGTTGCTCGGCATGGGCAGCCATTTCGAGATCTGGGATGCCGGGAAGCTCGCGGAGAGCGAGTCGCAGGCAGTTGCGAACGGCATGCCCGACGTGTTGAACAATTTTTCATTCTGA
- the rsmH gene encoding 16S rRNA (cytosine(1402)-N(4))-methyltransferase RsmH produces the protein MKNSQAVPELQHRTVLLEQAVDALAIEGVRADGIYVDGTFGRGGHSRRILECLSARGRLIAFDKDPQAIATAAAIADSRFEIVHDSFATMAEALAARGVAQVDGVLLDLGISSPQVDDAARGFSFRLDGPLDMRMDTTRGMSAAEWLATETEQNIGKVIKDYGEERFAFQIAKAIAARRAIEPISGTRQLAEIVAHAVKTREKGKDPATRTFQAIRIFVNQELEELEVGLNAAFRHLAPHGRLTVISFHSLEDRIVKRFMASKANAPQPDRRLPIRAVDLPQPELKLLSKMKPAEAEIAGNPRARSAIMRVAERIGAQSGGAQ, from the coding sequence GTGAAAAATTCGCAAGCGGTGCCAGAGTTGCAGCACCGTACGGTGCTGCTGGAGCAGGCGGTCGACGCGCTGGCGATCGAGGGCGTGCGCGCCGATGGCATTTATGTTGATGGCACGTTCGGTCGCGGTGGTCACAGCCGCAGGATTCTGGAGTGCCTGTCCGCGCGCGGACGCCTGATTGCCTTCGACAAGGATCCGCAGGCGATCGCGACTGCGGCAGCGATTGCGGACAGCCGGTTCGAGATCGTGCATGACAGCTTTGCGACGATGGCCGAGGCGCTTGCCGCGCGCGGCGTGGCGCAGGTGGATGGCGTGCTGCTCGATCTGGGCATCTCCTCGCCGCAGGTCGACGATGCGGCAAGGGGCTTCAGCTTTCGCCTGGATGGCCCGCTCGACATGCGCATGGATACCACGCGCGGCATGTCGGCGGCAGAGTGGCTGGCGACGGAAACCGAACAGAACATCGGAAAGGTGATTAAAGACTATGGGGAAGAACGGTTTGCTTTTCAGATTGCAAAGGCGATTGCAGCTCGCCGGGCAATCGAGCCAATTTCAGGCACACGACAGCTTGCCGAGATCGTGGCACACGCCGTTAAAACCCGCGAGAAGGGCAAAGATCCGGCCACTCGTACCTTTCAGGCTATCCGGATTTTCGTCAATCAAGAGCTTGAAGAACTCGAAGTAGGTCTCAACGCGGCATTTCGACATCTGGCCCCGCACGGGAGATTGACTGTGATCAGCTTTCATTCGCTGGAAGATCGCATCGTCAAGCGCTTCATGGCCTCCAAGGCCAACGCGCCGCAGCCCGACCGTCGCCTGCCGATTCGCGCAGTCGATCTGCCGCAGCCGGAACTGAAACTCCTGTCGAAGATGAAGCCGGCCGAGGCCGAAATCGCCGGCAATCCGCGCGCCCGTTCCGCCATCATGCGCGTGGCCGAACGCATCGGCGCACAGAGCGGAGGCGCGCAGTGA
- the ftsL gene encoding cell division protein FtsL, whose amino-acid sequence MSGRINFVLTVFLVACALSLVNAQYQSRRLFIELERAQAAARQLDIDWAQLQLDQSTLGKHARIEDNARRDLKMAAVTPARTQYLTQGTK is encoded by the coding sequence GTGAGCGGGCGCATCAACTTCGTGCTGACCGTGTTCCTGGTCGCCTGCGCGCTGTCGCTCGTGAATGCGCAATACCAGTCGCGTCGCCTGTTCATCGAACTCGAACGCGCCCAGGCCGCGGCGAGGCAGCTCGACATCGACTGGGCGCAGCTGCAGCTTGACCAGTCCACGCTTGGCAAGCATGCCCGCATCGAAGACAACGCGCGGCGCGACCTGAAGATGGCCGCGGTCACGCCCGCCCGCACCCAGTACCTGACGCAGGGGACGAAATAA
- a CDS encoding peptidoglycan D,D-transpeptidase FtsI family protein, with protein sequence MAAPRTAAARGVPFSASPVLAVKLPVWRSRIVLFGLFSAFAALAARALWLQGISTEFLQKQGESRYARTLELPATRGKITDRNGQVLASSVPVKAIWAIPEDALEAPPEKLRQLARLLDMNERDLHKKLDSDRSFVYLKRQVEQDTTDKIVKLGIPGIQTRKEYKRFYPEGEVMSHVVGFTNVEDAGQEGMELAFQKNLAGVNGSRRVIKDRLGNIVEDIQSVRDPHDGKDLTLSIDRKIQYIAFSQLKEAVDKHKAKAGAIAVLDVQTGEVLALANMPTYNPNDRARLTGAQLRNRVLTDTYEPGSTMKPFTVALALENGLVRPATTIQTAPGRITIGRATIGDSHAHGLLTVEQVIEKSSNVGTTKIALQMQPQQMWDMFTSVGFGQQPKLGFPGAVAGRLRPPKSWRPIEQATMSYGHGISTSLIQMAHSYMIFARDGEMIPLTFQKSSDHPIAQRVISEKTAREMRAMLETAAGPTGTAPKAQVPSYRVAGKTGTSHKLVGGQYANKYVGSFVGFAPVSNPRIIVAVMIDEPSNGFHYGGEVAAPVFAAVTANALRAMNVAPDSSVTDIIIPANGVQESM encoded by the coding sequence ATGGCGGCGCCGCGCACCGCTGCCGCCAGGGGAGTGCCGTTTTCCGCCAGTCCGGTGCTGGCGGTGAAACTGCCCGTATGGCGCTCGCGCATCGTTCTGTTCGGCTTGTTTTCCGCGTTCGCGGCGCTGGCGGCGCGCGCGCTCTGGCTGCAGGGCATCTCCACCGAATTCCTGCAGAAGCAGGGCGAGTCGCGTTATGCGCGCACGCTTGAATTGCCGGCCACGCGCGGCAAGATCACCGACCGCAACGGCCAGGTGCTGGCTTCCTCCGTGCCGGTGAAGGCAATCTGGGCGATTCCCGAGGACGCGCTCGAAGCGCCACCGGAAAAACTGCGCCAGCTCGCCAGGCTGCTGGACATGAACGAGCGCGACCTGCACAAGAAGCTCGACTCCGATCGCAGCTTCGTGTATCTGAAGCGGCAGGTCGAGCAGGACACCACCGACAAGATCGTCAAGCTCGGCATCCCCGGCATCCAGACCCGCAAGGAGTACAAACGCTTCTACCCGGAAGGCGAAGTGATGTCGCATGTCGTCGGCTTCACGAATGTCGAGGACGCGGGGCAGGAAGGCATGGAACTGGCCTTCCAGAAAAATCTCGCCGGCGTGAACGGCAGTCGCCGGGTGATCAAGGACCGGCTCGGCAACATCGTCGAGGATATCCAGTCGGTGCGCGATCCGCACGACGGCAAGGATCTGACCCTGTCGATCGACCGCAAGATCCAGTACATCGCGTTTTCGCAGCTGAAGGAGGCGGTGGACAAGCACAAGGCGAAAGCGGGTGCCATCGCGGTGCTGGATGTGCAGACCGGCGAGGTGCTGGCGCTGGCGAACATGCCGACCTACAACCCGAACGACCGCGCGCGGCTGACCGGCGCGCAACTGCGCAATCGCGTCCTGACCGACACCTACGAACCCGGCTCGACCATGAAGCCGTTCACCGTGGCGCTGGCGCTGGAGAACGGACTGGTCAGGCCGGCCACCACCATCCAGACCGCGCCGGGACGCATCACCATCGGCAGGGCGACCATCGGCGATTCGCATGCCCACGGCCTGCTGACCGTCGAGCAGGTCATCGAAAAGTCGTCCAACGTCGGCACCACCAAGATCGCGCTGCAGATGCAGCCGCAGCAGATGTGGGACATGTTCACCTCGGTCGGATTCGGCCAGCAGCCCAAGCTGGGCTTCCCGGGCGCGGTCGCCGGCCGCCTGCGCCCGCCCAAGTCGTGGCGGCCGATCGAGCAGGCCACCATGAGCTACGGCCACGGCATCTCGACCTCGCTGATCCAGATGGCGCATTCCTACATGATCTTCGCGCGCGACGGCGAGATGATTCCGCTGACCTTCCAGAAAAGCAGTGACCATCCGATCGCCCAGCGCGTCATTTCCGAGAAAACTGCACGCGAGATGCGCGCGATGCTGGAAACCGCTGCCGGTCCGACCGGCACCGCGCCCAAGGCACAGGTGCCGAGCTATCGCGTTGCCGGCAAGACCGGCACTTCGCACAAGCTGGTCGGCGGTCAGTACGCCAACAAATACGTCGGTTCGTTCGTCGGCTTTGCGCCGGTCTCCAATCCGCGCATCATCGTGGCGGTCATGATCGACGAGCCGTCCAACGGATTCCACTATGGCGGCGAGGTTGCGGCTCCCGTATTCGCCGCCGTCACCGCCAATGCATTGCGCGCCATGAACGTGGCACCGGATTCGTCGGTTACCGACATCATCATCCCGGCCAATGGCGTGCAGGAGAGCATGTGA
- a CDS encoding UDP-N-acetylmuramoyl-L-alanyl-D-glutamate--2,6-diaminopimelate ligase gives MQDTILASAEIIEWLRTAAPAAQLSSDSRSIARGDVFFAYPGDAGDGRRYIAQAIESGAQAVVHEADGFAWDDAWGVPHLAVQDLKQIAGPIANAYYNQPDAAMYSVAVTGTNGKTSCTQWLGKAISLLGEATAVVGTLGVGVFKRGAHEGFEATGYTTPDAVLLQRRLAEIRNAGAKALAIEASSIGLHQGRLNGLHIDVALFTNFTRDHLDYHGDMDAYEAAKTMLFDWPGLRHAVINLDDEMGLRLVQHLKRTRPSLPVTGYTVSGKTVPGIAILRATDIRASHCGTVFHLDAPCGPAQVKTQLIGKFNVSNVLGIMGVLLAKGVALKAAIDAAEELTAVPGRMQQFGGQEAPLVVIDYAHTPDALEKTLATLRQVAAQRGGQLWCVFGCGGDRDPGKRPQMGAVSEAADHVVITTDNPRSEESAAINAQIIKGMSAARMAKTTPQLIEDRAAAILWAVRHAAKQDVVLVAGKGHETYQEIKGKKLPFLDADHAALALAARATMKGTI, from the coding sequence ATGCAAGACACAATCCTCGCTTCGGCAGAAATCATTGAATGGCTGCGCACCGCGGCGCCGGCGGCGCAATTGTCGTCGGATTCGCGCAGCATCGCCAGGGGCGACGTCTTTTTCGCCTATCCTGGAGATGCGGGCGACGGCAGGCGATACATTGCGCAGGCGATCGAAAGCGGTGCACAGGCGGTCGTGCACGAGGCGGACGGTTTCGCATGGGACGATGCCTGGGGCGTGCCGCACCTCGCCGTGCAAGACCTGAAGCAGATTGCGGGGCCGATTGCCAACGCTTACTACAACCAGCCGGATGCCGCCATGTATTCGGTTGCCGTGACCGGCACCAACGGCAAGACTTCGTGCACGCAGTGGCTGGGCAAGGCTATTTCGCTCCTTGGCGAGGCGACCGCGGTCGTCGGCACGCTCGGCGTCGGCGTGTTCAAGCGCGGCGCGCACGAGGGCTTCGAGGCGACCGGCTATACCACCCCCGACGCAGTGCTGTTGCAGCGCAGGTTGGCGGAGATCCGCAACGCCGGCGCAAAGGCGCTCGCGATCGAGGCATCGTCGATCGGCCTGCATCAGGGGCGGTTGAACGGCCTGCATATCGATGTCGCGCTGTTCACCAACTTCACGCGTGATCATCTCGACTATCACGGCGACATGGACGCCTACGAGGCGGCGAAAACCATGCTGTTCGACTGGCCCGGCCTGCGGCATGCCGTGATCAATCTGGACGACGAGATGGGGCTGCGCCTGGTGCAGCATCTGAAGCGGACACGTCCTTCGCTGCCAGTGACCGGCTACACCGTCTCCGGGAAAACGGTGCCGGGCATCGCGATCCTGCGCGCCACCGACATTCGCGCCAGCCATTGCGGCACCGTGTTCCATCTGGATGCGCCATGCGGTCCGGCGCAGGTGAAAACGCAACTGATCGGGAAATTCAACGTCAGCAACGTGCTGGGCATCATGGGTGTGCTGCTGGCAAAGGGCGTGGCCCTGAAAGCAGCGATCGATGCGGCGGAAGAGTTGACTGCAGTGCCCGGGCGCATGCAGCAGTTCGGCGGGCAGGAAGCGCCGCTGGTCGTGATCGACTATGCGCACACGCCGGATGCACTGGAGAAAACACTGGCGACCCTGCGTCAGGTCGCCGCGCAGCGCGGAGGGCAGCTATGGTGTGTGTTCGGCTGCGGCGGCGACCGCGATCCGGGCAAGCGACCGCAGATGGGTGCGGTTTCCGAAGCGGCGGACCATGTCGTCATCACAACCGACAATCCGCGCAGCGAGGAGTCTGCCGCAATCAACGCACAAATCATCAAGGGGATGAGCGCCGCGAGAATGGCAAAGACCACGCCGCAGCTCATCGAGGACCGCGCTGCCGCCATTCTGTGGGCGGTGCGGCATGCGGCAAAACAGGATGTGGTTCTGGTGGCCGGCAAGGGCCACGAGACATATCAGGAGATCAAAGGCAAGAAATTGCCGTTTCTGGATGCAGACCATGCTGCGCTTGCGCTGGCTGCACGGGCAACAATGAAGGGGACTATTTGA
- a CDS encoding UDP-N-acetylmuramoyl-tripeptide--D-alanyl-D-alanine ligase, producing MKSSLAGIQPWISGTVAVNAAVDVEFDGVSTDSRNVAAGNLFVALRGERFDAHDYLNEVAARGVAAVVVERVPDGLTVPALVVPDTRIALGDIARGWRRQFAMPVIGVTGSNGKTTVKEMIAAILSAAFGGEHALATRGNLNNDIGVPLTVFRLNASCKAAVIELGMNHPGEIATLTAIALPVVGLVNNAQREHQEFMESVEAVAKENGAVISGLPADGVAVFPADDPFTPLWRAYAAGSGRRGTMTFGLSADADVTCTFAANDFGSDLSIVAGEQRFQVRLSAAGVHNVRNALAATACALAIGVAPEAVIRGLESFAPVAGRLQRKQAKSGALVIDDTYNANPDSVRAAIDVLSHASAPRVLVLGDMGEVGSEGRRFHEEIGAYARERGIEHLLTLGELARHTAGAFGTQARHFDDIGSLNQAADALATKGATTLVKGSRFMKMERVVQHLVSTVTEQVQESH from the coding sequence ATGAAATCATCACTGGCCGGTATTCAGCCGTGGATTTCAGGAACCGTCGCGGTGAATGCGGCGGTTGATGTGGAATTCGACGGCGTGTCGACCGACAGCCGCAACGTCGCTGCGGGCAACCTGTTCGTCGCCCTGCGCGGCGAGCGCTTCGACGCGCATGACTATCTGAACGAAGTGGCGGCCAGGGGCGTCGCCGCAGTAGTGGTGGAACGCGTGCCGGACGGCCTGACCGTGCCGGCGCTGGTGGTGCCGGACACGCGCATCGCGCTGGGCGACATCGCGCGCGGCTGGCGGCGGCAGTTCGCCATGCCGGTGATCGGTGTCACCGGCAGCAACGGCAAGACCACCGTCAAGGAAATGATTGCGGCGATTCTCTCCGCGGCCTTTGGCGGCGAGCACGCTCTCGCCACGCGCGGCAATCTGAACAACGACATCGGCGTGCCGCTCACGGTATTCCGCCTGAATGCATCGTGCAAGGCGGCGGTGATCGAACTCGGAATGAATCACCCGGGAGAGATTGCGACGCTGACCGCGATCGCGTTGCCGGTGGTGGGTCTGGTGAACAACGCGCAACGCGAGCACCAGGAATTCATGGAAAGCGTCGAGGCGGTCGCGAAGGAGAACGGCGCGGTGATCAGCGGCTTGCCGGCGGACGGCGTTGCCGTGTTCCCGGCCGACGATCCGTTCACGCCGCTGTGGCGCGCCTATGCGGCGGGTTCCGGCCGGCGCGGGACGATGACATTCGGCCTTTCCGCGGATGCGGACGTGACTTGCACTTTTGCGGCGAACGATTTCGGCAGTGATTTGTCCATTGTCGCCGGTGAGCAGCGTTTCCAGGTCAGGCTGTCCGCTGCAGGCGTGCACAACGTGCGCAATGCGCTGGCGGCGACGGCATGCGCGCTGGCGATCGGTGTCGCGCCGGAGGCGGTCATTCGCGGCCTGGAATCGTTCGCGCCGGTTGCAGGCAGATTGCAGCGCAAGCAGGCAAAGAGCGGCGCGCTGGTGATCGACGATACCTACAACGCGAATCCGGATTCGGTGCGGGCGGCGATCGACGTGCTGTCGCATGCGAGTGCGCCGCGAGTGCTGGTGCTGGGCGACATGGGTGAGGTGGGCAGTGAAGGCCGCCGGTTCCATGAAGAGATCGGCGCCTATGCGCGCGAGCGCGGCATCGAACATCTGCTGACGCTGGGCGAACTCGCCCGTCACACCGCCGGCGCGTTCGGCACGCAGGCAAGACATTTCGACGACATCGGATCGCTCAATCAGGCGGCCGATGCGCTCGCCACGAAGGGCGCGACAACGCTGGTGAAGGGCTCCCGCTTCATGAAGATGGAGCGCGTGGTGCAGCACCTCGTCAGCACGGTAACAGAACAAGTACAGGAATCTCACTAA